From Nicotiana tabacum cultivar K326 chromosome 22, ASM71507v2, whole genome shotgun sequence, one genomic window encodes:
- the LOC142176097 gene encoding uncharacterized protein LOC142176097, giving the protein MVHSLNLLESYEEVSEKDKNKVQLPTGEQASITHTGIYFFFRNKKIQNILHIPDFKYNLLSVSKITKELRCLVAFFLDFCVFRELFSGKGYILYDLQSKGFFVSRDVVFKEDIFPFKNMQLGSSLLFPILEFTDAQIEKSIGQPVSISDLPTPGIQQVLSHPSPLYGIHSEPSPSIPPSAPSVSPEGLRRSSRPSKPPIWLTDYVVHPKKITCHYFVSQHSLIDLPQGKVPIGCKWVFKVKYKSNGEVVRYKARLLAKCYSQQEGLDYTETFSHVAKMVTVRAVVALAAASSWYIFQMDVHNAFLQGDHLEEVHMQVPDGFSSQGANQKVCKLQKSLYGLKQAPRQWNLKLTEALLDMNFSQSHYDYSLFTKRIGVYLVVILLYVDDLLVTGSNLFLIQQVRKDLQEKFKMKDLGELKYFLGIEFSRS; this is encoded by the exons ATGGTGCATAGTTTAAATCTATTAGAATCCTATGAGGAAGTATCAGAGAAGGATAAAAATAAAGTCCAACTACCTACTGGTGAACAAGCTTCTATTACACACACTGGAATCTATTTTTTCTTCAGAAATAAGAAAATTCAGAATATACTTCACATTCCAGATTTCAAGTATAACTTACTCTCAGTGTCTAAAATCACAAAAGAGTTAAGGTGTTTGGTGGCATTCTTTCTTGACTTTTGTGTCTTTCGGGAACTCTTCAGTGGAAAG GGCTACATTCTCTATGATCTACAATCCAAGGGCTTCTTTGTCAGTAGAGATGTTGTCTTTAAGGAAGACATTTTTCCTTTTAAGAATATGCAACTTGGATCATCTCTCTTATTTCCTATACTAGAGTTCACAGATGCACAAATTGAAAAGAGTATTGGCCAACCTGTATCTATCTCAGATTTGCCTACTCCTGGTATTCAACAAGTGCTTTCTCATCCTAGTCCTCTCTATGGTATTCATTCTGAACCAAGCCCTTCTATTCCACCTTCTGCACCCTCAGTCTCTCCTGAAGGTCTCAGAAGATCTTCTAGGCCTTCTAAACCTCCTATATGGCTAACTGATTATGTAGTCCATCCCAAGAAAATCACTTGTCACTATTTTGTATCCCAGCAT TCCTTGATTGATCTGCCTCAAGGGAAAGTTCCTATAGGGTGCAAGTGGGTCTTCAAGGTTAAGTATAAGTCTAATGGTGAAGTGGTAAGATACAAGGCTAGACTATTAGCCAAATGCTACAGTCAACAAGAAGGCCTAGATTATACAGAAACATTCTCTCATGTGGCCAAGATGGTCACAGTGAGGGCTGTAGTTGCATTAGCTGCTGCATCTAGCTGGTACATTTTTCAGATGGATGTCCATAATGCATTCCTTCAGGGTGACCATCTAGAAGAAGTCCACATGCAAGTTCCTGATGGCTTTTCAAGCCAGGGGGCAAATCAAAAGGTGTGTAAGCTACAAAAGTCTTTGTATGGATTGAAGCAAGCACCTAGGCAGTGGAATCTTAAGCTAACAGAAGCACTTCTAGACATGAACTTCTCTCAAAGCCACTATGATTATTCCCTGTTCACCAAAAGAATAGGAGTTTATCTTGTAGTCATCCTACTTTATGTGGATGATTTGTTGGTAACTGGCAGCAACTTATTCCTCATCCAGCAGGTCAGAAAAGATTTGCAGGAGAAGTTCAAGATGAAAGATCTAGGGGAGCTAAAGTATTTCCTTGGCATTGAGTTCTCAAGGTCTTAG